The DNA region AAAAGTTTTGACCAGTTGCGTAGTTTGCCTACCGAAACCTTACTGGAGCGACGCTACCAGCGGCTGATGAAGCATGGCACGTTCAAAACTGTTTGATCACGATGTTCAGCCGGTCTTGTACCGGCTGAATTGTTTTTAAGTCATGTCATTTTTATCGCCTTCCTCATTTCATTTGATTCTGCAAAACCTGCTCGCCGGGCGTGATCAGGCCGAGCCGGTGAGCGGCTATTTGTTGGCGCTCAGTGGTGGTCTGGATTCTGTGGTGTTGCTGGACTTGCTTGCCGGAACACCGTTGGATGCGCCGCTGCGGGCCATTTACATCGATCATGGCTTGCAGGCCGACAGTGCCCGTTGGGGTGAGTTTTGTCTGCAGCAGTGTCAGCAGCGACATATTTCCTGCGAGGTGGTGCCGGTTCAGGTGCGGCAGGAGGCCGGCCATGGCCCTGAGGACAGTGCCCGTCGCGCCCGTTATGCCGCCTTGGCGCAGCGGATGTTGCCGGGCGAGGTGCTGCTGACCGCGCAACACCAAGACGATCAGGCTGAAACTTTGTTGTTACAGCTGCTGCGTGGCGGCGGTCCGCGTGGTCTGGCGGCCATGCCGGCAATCAATGCGTTTGGCCCTGGCTGGCAATTGCGGCCGCTGCTGGATTTCAGTCGTGCGCAATTGCAGCACTACGCCGCCGATCATTCGCTGGCATGGGTGGAAGATCCAAGTAATGCGGACAGCCGGTATGACCGCAATTTTTTGCGTCAGCAGGTGATTCCTTTGCTCAAACAGCGCTGGCCATCCATGGCGGCGACGCTGTCGCGGTCGGCACGGCTATGTGCCGAAGCGGCGGATTTGCTGGCGTGGCAGGCGCAAGTTGACTTGGTCGGCGTGCGTCAGGGCGAGACCTTGTCCGTTGCCGCGTTGGTGTCCTTGCCGGAACCTCGTCGCAAGCAGGTGCTGCTGGAGTGGATCGGCCAAAGCCGTTGTCCGCTGCCTTCTGAGCGTCAGTTGCAGCACATTTTGCACGACTTGCTGACTTCCGCCGAAGATGCTGAACCCTGCGTGCGCTGGGGCGGGGTGCAGATGCGTCGTTTCCAGGGGCAGTTGTATCTGCTGCCGCAGGAAAATGAACCGCTGCAGATCAAAGTCTGGGATCTGACCCAGCCATTGACCTGGGGCGGGCGACAGTTGGTCAGCAAAAAAATGCCGGGGCGGGGTTTGTCGCTGGCCAAGCTGCAAGGCGCGATCAGTGTGCGGCCGCGTCAGGGCGGCGAGAGCCTGCGCCTGCCCGGTCGCGATCATCACCACAGTCTAAAAAAACTGCTGCAGGCGGCAGGTTTGCCGCCCTGGGAGCGCCAGCAACTGGCGCTGCTGTTTGTCGATGAGCAGTTGGCAGCAGTGGTCGGGCACTGGATCAGCGCCGATTTTGCTGCCGATCACAATGAAGCCGGTTTGATTGTCGAGCTGGCTTCACTGAGCTGATTCTCGTTGGTGCAACAGCGACTTCGCTCACTATTGCGGGTTTTTCATTGAGCCAAAAGTCCGTTTTTGCTAAACTGTGGCACCGTCCGTTTAACCCTTCCAAACCAAAAGAAGCCGTGCATGACTAAGTACGTATTTGTCACCGGGGGTGTTGTTTCTGCTCTCGGTAAAGGGATCGCATCAGCCTCGTTGGGCGCCATTCTTGAGGCCCGCGGTCTGAAAGTCACCCTGATTAAGCTCGATCCCTACATCAACGTCGATCCCGGCACCATGAGCCCGTTTCAGCACGGTGAAGTGTATGTGACCCATGACGGCGCTGAGACCGACCTGGATCTAGGTCATTACGAGCGTTTTGTGCGTACCACGACTGGTCGCATGAACAATTTCACTGCTGGTCGTATCTATGAGCACGTGATTCGCAAAGAGCGTCGCGGCGACTATCTGGGCGCGACTGTCCAGGTTATTCCGCACATCACCGATGAAATCAAGCGCAGCATTATTGCTGGCGCGGCCGGCGCGGACGTGGCGCTGGTGGAAGTAGGCGGTACGGTCGGTGACATCGAGTCATTGCCGTTCCTGGAAACCATTCGCCAGCTGGGCGTGGAAATGGGTCGCAGCAATGCGATGTACATCCACTTGACCCTGTTGCCCTATGTGGCTACCGCCGGTGAAGTGAAAACCAAACCGACCCAGCATTCGGTCAAGGAATTGCGTAGCATCGGCATTCAGCCAGACGTGCTGGTTTGCCGTTCGGAAATGCCGATTGCCGATTCCGAGCGTCGTAAAATCGCGCTGTTCACCAACGTTGAAGAGCGTTCGGTGATTTCTGCCTACGACGTGGATAACATCTACAAAATTCCACGCGTGCTGCATGAACAGCATCTGGACCAGATCGTGGTGGACCATTTCCGCATTGATCCGCCCAAGGCGAATTTGTCCGAGTGGGATCACGTGGTCAACACCATGAGCAACCCCGAACAAAACGTCACCATCGCCATGGTGGGCAAGTACGTCGGTCTGGAAGACGCCTACAAGTCCATCGCTGAGGCGTTGACCCACGGCGGTATTCACACCCGCACCAAGGTCAAAATCATCTACATTGATTCCGAAGACATCGAAACCGATGGCACCGACTGCCTGAAAGACGTGGATGCCATTCTGGTGCCCGGCGGCTTTGGCGAACGCGGCGTCGAAGGCAAGATTCGCACGGTGCAATACGCCCGTGAAAACAACATTCCTTACCTGGGCATTTGTCTGGGGATGCAGATGGCCGTGGTTGAGTTCGCCCGCAACGTGGTCGGTCTGAAAGACGCGCACAGCAGTGAATTTGCCCCACGCTCCACCAATCAGGTGATTGGTCTGATCACTGAGTGGACCACCGCCGAAGGTGGTGTGGAGCGTCGCGGCCAGGATTCTGATCTGGGTGGCACCATGCGTTTGGGGGCACAGCAATGCCGTTTGCTGCCTGACACCAAGGTGCGTGACCTGTATGCCCGCGAAGTGGTGG from Gammaproteobacteria bacterium includes:
- the tilS gene encoding tRNA lysidine(34) synthetase TilS; this translates as MSFLSPSSFHLILQNLLAGRDQAEPVSGYLLALSGGLDSVVLLDLLAGTPLDAPLRAIYIDHGLQADSARWGEFCLQQCQQRHISCEVVPVQVRQEAGHGPEDSARRARYAALAQRMLPGEVLLTAQHQDDQAETLLLQLLRGGGPRGLAAMPAINAFGPGWQLRPLLDFSRAQLQHYAADHSLAWVEDPSNADSRYDRNFLRQQVIPLLKQRWPSMAATLSRSARLCAEAADLLAWQAQVDLVGVRQGETLSVAALVSLPEPRRKQVLLEWIGQSRCPLPSERQLQHILHDLLTSAEDAEPCVRWGGVQMRRFQGQLYLLPQENEPLQIKVWDLTQPLTWGGRQLVSKKMPGRGLSLAKLQGAISVRPRQGGESLRLPGRDHHHSLKKLLQAAGLPPWERQQLALLFVDEQLAAVVGHWISADFAADHNEAGLIVELASLS
- a CDS encoding CTP synthase, coding for MTKYVFVTGGVVSALGKGIASASLGAILEARGLKVTLIKLDPYINVDPGTMSPFQHGEVYVTHDGAETDLDLGHYERFVRTTTGRMNNFTAGRIYEHVIRKERRGDYLGATVQVIPHITDEIKRSIIAGAAGADVALVEVGGTVGDIESLPFLETIRQLGVEMGRSNAMYIHLTLLPYVATAGEVKTKPTQHSVKELRSIGIQPDVLVCRSEMPIADSERRKIALFTNVEERSVISAYDVDNIYKIPRVLHEQHLDQIVVDHFRIDPPKANLSEWDHVVNTMSNPEQNVTIAMVGKYVGLEDAYKSIAEALTHGGIHTRTKVKIIYIDSEDIETDGTDCLKDVDAILVPGGFGERGVEGKIRTVQYARENNIPYLGICLGMQMAVVEFARNVVGLKDAHSSEFAPRSTNQVIGLITEWTTAEGGVERRGQDSDLGGTMRLGAQQCRLLPDTKVRDLYAREVVEERHRHRYEFNNNYRQSLEGAGMKVSGVSMDGKLVEVVEISSHPWFVACQFHPEFTSNPRDGHPLFKGFVAAARAHKEGN